Proteins encoded by one window of Microcebus murinus isolate Inina chromosome 2, M.murinus_Inina_mat1.0, whole genome shotgun sequence:
- the LOC105884066 gene encoding glycylpeptide N-tetradecanoyltransferase 1, with the protein MNSLPAERIQEIQKAIELFSVGQGPAKTMEEASKRSHQFWDTQPVPKLGEVVNTHGPVEPDKDNIRQEPYTLPQGFTWDALDLGDRGVLKELYTLLNENYVEDDDNMFRFDYSPEFLLWALRPPGWLPEWHCGVRVVSSRKLVGFISAIPANIHVYDTEKKMVEINFLCVHKKLRSKRVAPVLIREITRRVHLEGIFQAVYTAGVVLPKPVGTCRYWHRSLHPRKLIEVKFSHLSRNMTMQRTMKLYRLPETPKTAGLRPMEKKDIPVVHQLLTRYLKQFHLTPVMNQEEVEHWFFPQENIIDTFVVENANGEVTDFLSFYTLPSTIMNHPTHKSLKAAYSFYNVHTQTPLLDLMSDALVLAKMKGFDVFNALDLMENKTFLEKLKFGIGDGNLQYYLYNWKCPSMGAEKVGLVLQ; encoded by the coding sequence ATGAACTCCTTGCCAGCAGAGAGGATCCAGGAAATACAGAAGGCCATTGAGCTGTTCTCAGTGGGTCAGGGACCTGCCAAAACCATGGAGGAGGCTAGCAAACGAAGCCACCAGTTCTGGGATACGCAGCCCGTCCCCAAACTGGGCGAAGTGGTGAACACCCACGGTCCCGTGGAACCTGACAAAGACAACATCCGCCAGGAGCCCTATACCCTGCCCCAGGGCTTCACCTGGGATGCCTTGGACCTGGGGGACCGTGGTGTGCTAAAAGAACTATATACCCTCCTGAATGAGAACTATGTGGAAGATGATGACAACATGTTCCGATTTGATTATTCCCCAGAATTTCTTTTGTGGGCTCTCCGGCCACCTGGCTGGCTCCCCGAGTGGCACTGCGGGGTTCGAGTGGTTTCAAGTCGGAAACTGGTTGGGTTTATTAGCGCCATCCCAGCAAACATCCACGTCTATGACACAGAGAAGAAGATGGTGGAGATTAACTTCCTGTGTGTACACAAGAAGCTGCGCTCCAAGAGGGTGGCTCCAGTCCTGATCCGAGAGATAACCAGGCGGGTTCACCTGGAGGGCATTTTCCAAGCTGTTTACACCGCCGGTGTGGTACTACCAAAGCCTGTTGGCACCTGCAGGTACTGGCATCGGTCCCTACACCCACGGAAGTTGATTGAAGTGAAGTTCTCCCACCTGAGCAGAAATATGACCATGCAGCGTACCATGAAGCTCTACCGACTGCCAGAGACTCCCAAGACAGCTGGGCTGCgaccaatggaaaagaaggaCATTCCAGTAGTGCACCAGCTCCTCACCAGGTACTTGAAGCAGTTTCACCTCACGCCAGTCATGAACCAGGAGGAGGTAGAGCACTGGTTCTTCCCCCAGGAGAATATCATCGACACTTTCGTGGTGGAGAATGCAAATGGAGAGGTGACGGATTTCCTGAGTTTTTATACACTTCCCTCCACCATCATGAACCATCCAACCCACAAGAGTCTAAAAGCTGCTTATTCTTTCTACAACGTGCACACCCAGACCCCTCTTCTAGACCTCATGAGCGACGCCCTTGTTCTCGCCAAAATGAAAGGGTTTGACGTGTTCAATGCACTGGATCTCATGGAGAACAAAACTTTCCTGGAGAAGCTCAAATTTGGCATTGGGGACGGCAACCTGCAGTATTACCTTTACAATTGGAAATGCCCCAGCATGGGGGCAGAGAAGGTGGGGCTGGTGCTACAATAA